One genomic window of Garra rufa chromosome 2, GarRuf1.0, whole genome shotgun sequence includes the following:
- the mrpl2 gene encoding large ribosomal subunit protein uL2m: MSVGLLSCALRSLSLGSRTASSQIAGLPAASGVWAALSGCRGFTTSSCDLQNRSLWKQTDKYTIRPIGMKKTGGRDYTGRIITHRIGGGHKQRYRMVDFQRLRYEPGKEDQPLVEKVVEVRYDPCRSADIALVAGGSRKRWIIATENMEAGDLIKTSSVIGRMAVLAKEGDSHPVGALPVGTLINNLELYPGKGAQYIRAAGTCGVLLRKVNGTAIVQLPSKHQIQVLETCMVTVGRVSNIDHNKRIIGKAGRNRWLGIRPSSGLWQRKGGWAGRKIKPLPPMKSFINLPSVAAKT, from the exons ATGAGCGTCGGTCTGCTGTCGTGTGCGCTGCGCTCTCTGTCTCTGGGCTCTCGGACTGCCTCATCTCAG ATCGCAGGTCTCCCGGCCGCTTCCGGTGTTTGGGCTGCTCTGAGCGGATGTCGCGGCTTCACGACGAGCTCCTGTGACCTGCAGAACCGGAGCCTGTGGAAACAGACGGACAAATACACCATACGACCCATCGGCATGAAGAAGACCGGAGGAAGAGATTACACCG GTAGGATCATCACACACAGGATCGGCGGCGGACACAAGCAGCGTTATCGTATGGTGGACTTCCAGCGGCTGCGTTATGAACCCGGTAAAGAGGACCAGCCCTTGGTGGAGAAGGTTGTAGAAGTGAGATACGATCCCTGCAG GTCGGCCGATATCGCTCTGGTGGCGGGCGGGAGCCGTAAGCGCTGGATCATCGCCACAGAGAACATGGAGGCCGGAGATCTGATCAAGACGTCCAGCGTTATCGGCCGCATGGCCGTTCTGGCCAAAGAGGGAGACTCTCATCCGGTGGGCGCTCTTCCCGTCGGAACGCTGATCAATAATCTGGAGCTGTATCCCGGGAAAGGAGCGCAGTACATCCGCGCCGCAG GCACGTGTGGAGTGTTGCTGCGCAAAGTAAACGGCACCGCCATCGTCCAGCTTCCATCCAAACACCAGATTCAG GTGTTGGAGACGTGTATGGTGACGGTCGGCAGAGTGTCTAACATCGACCACAACAAGCGCATCATCGGTAAAGCGGGCCGAAACCGCTGGCTGGGCATCCGACCGTCGAGTGGCCTGTGGCAGAGGAAGGGCGGCTGGGCGGGACGCAAGATCAAACCGCTGCCCCCCATGAAGAGCTTCATCAACCTGCCGTCTGTAGCCGCCAAAACATGA